Proteins encoded by one window of Cyclobacteriaceae bacterium:
- a CDS encoding pectate lyase: protein MSGCSSSDPEPKVEGPTPVEEEAFAFPGADGFGYKTTGGRGGQVIKVTNLNDSGVGSLRAAISASGARIVVFEVSGTIELLSNLNITNPNITIAGQTAPGDGITIKNYPVFVGADNVIIRFLRFRLGNEKQIEGDAIWGRFKKNIIIDHCSMSWCTDETASFYANQDFTLQWCIISESLNESLHDKGAHGYGGIWGGDRASFHHNLIAHHKSRTPRFNGFRSGTYSAGNPYPNEHVDYRNNVVYNWVGEGTYGGENGNYNIVNNYYKPGPATTSNQSRILVAYKEVFQDRTGDGKFYIDGNYVHGSASVTANNWSGVTFKNGATELASKLSTPLEFTMITQHTAQEAYEKVLAHAGASLKRDAVDIRVIEEVSTGTATYNGSETGLPGVIDSQEDVGGWPELESLTPPLDSDGDGMPDEWEIEMKLDPNKANANGRELSTAYDNIEVYLNSLVAELISNQQ, encoded by the coding sequence ATGAGTGGATGCTCATCATCCGACCCGGAACCAAAAGTTGAAGGGCCAACTCCGGTTGAAGAAGAGGCATTTGCTTTTCCGGGTGCTGATGGTTTTGGATATAAAACCACAGGTGGAAGAGGTGGCCAGGTGATTAAAGTAACTAACCTGAATGATTCTGGTGTTGGGAGTTTGCGCGCAGCTATTAGTGCATCGGGTGCGCGCATTGTCGTGTTCGAAGTTTCAGGTACCATCGAATTGCTCAGTAACCTCAATATTACTAATCCGAACATTACCATTGCCGGACAAACCGCTCCGGGTGATGGCATCACCATAAAAAACTATCCGGTATTTGTGGGTGCCGACAATGTGATTATCCGCTTTTTGCGTTTTCGGTTGGGTAATGAAAAGCAAATTGAAGGCGATGCCATCTGGGGACGCTTCAAGAAAAATATCATCATCGATCATTGCTCCATGAGTTGGTGCACCGATGAAACGGCCTCGTTTTATGCCAACCAGGATTTCACACTGCAGTGGTGCATTATTTCTGAAAGCCTTAATGAATCGTTGCACGATAAAGGAGCACACGGCTACGGTGGTATTTGGGGAGGTGATCGCGCCAGTTTTCATCACAACCTCATCGCGCATCATAAAAGTCGTACACCGCGATTTAATGGCTTTCGGTCAGGCACCTACAGTGCAGGCAATCCGTATCCAAACGAACATGTGGATTACCGTAACAATGTAGTGTACAACTGGGTGGGTGAGGGCACGTATGGTGGAGAAAACGGGAATTACAATATAGTGAACAACTACTATAAACCCGGACCAGCCACCACGTCTAATCAATCCCGCATTTTGGTAGCCTATAAAGAAGTGTTTCAAGATCGTACCGGAGATGGTAAGTTTTATATCGATGGGAATTATGTTCATGGCAGTGCTTCGGTTACGGCTAACAATTGGAGTGGGGTAACTTTTAAAAATGGCGCGACAGAATTGGCTTCAAAGCTGAGCACCCCATTGGAATTTACCATGATCACCCAACATACCGCCCAAGAAGCCTATGAAAAAGTATTGGCGCATGCAGGTGCCAGCCTTAAGCGCGATGCGGTTGATATACGTGTGATAGAGGAAGTAAGTACGGGAACGGCAACCTACAACGGCTCCGAGACAGGACTTCCGGGTGTTATCGACAGTCAGGAAGATGTTGGTGGGTGGCCTGAATTGGAAAGTCTTACACCTCCACTTGATTCGGATGGCGATGGAATGCCCGATGAGTGGGAAATTGAAATGAAACTCGATCCGAATAAAGCCAATGCCAACGGAAGAGAGTTGAGTACGGCTTATGATAACATTGAAGTGTATTTGAATAGCCTTGTGGCCGAACTTATCAGTAATCAGCAATGA